The Parambassis ranga chromosome 1, fParRan2.1, whole genome shotgun sequence genome includes a region encoding these proteins:
- the rrp36 gene encoding ribosomal RNA processing protein 36 homolog, producing MKGKEKQKHKMVLSQKKAVTSSEDEDSDVEKNFDLLNSSGGVKEWTEEDELYLGGEEEEEEESDSDEEEGSDDGGEGEEEDKEKEDGNGETSEEEDSDDDEDDEHDEDQAHAGGSTELKTKEDIRKELSTMSFEDIRKLQNQVGTKVYNEVAYGSSKSRETGKKKRLNKNRPMEISAKRSVPYLRQVVPIKKATQRDPRFDDLSGEYKPDIFEKTYKFINDIKHREKEIVQKQLKKTKKSNQKKEKLMFLLKRMENQERERKSREQQREKELQFKRQQRERASQGAQPFFFKKSEKKKLQLAEKYQELKKSGKLENFLSKKRKRNAGKDRRKLPRQLQHKKSS from the exons ATGAAGGGGAAAGAGAAGCAGAAGCACAAGATGGTGCTGTCCCAGAAGAAAGCTGTCACAAGCAGTGAGGATGAAGACTCGGATGTGGAGAAGAATTTTGATCTGCTCAATTCAAGTGGAGGAGTAAAGGAATGGACTGAGGAAGATGAGCTGTACcttggaggagaggaggaggaggaggaggagtctgatagtgatgaagaggaaggatcAGATGATGgtggagagggagaagaggaagataaagagaaagaagacGGCAATGGTGAAACttctgaggaggaggatagtgacgatgatgaggatgatgaacaCGACGAAGACCAAGCGCATGCTGGGGGTAGCACTGAGCTCAAGACCAAAGAAGACATCAGGAAAG AGCTGTCCACCATGTCTTTTGAGGACATCAGGAAGTTACAAAACCAAGTTGGAACCAAAGTTTACAACGAGGTTGCCTACGGCAGCAGCAAGTCCAGAGAGACCGGCAAGAAGAAACGCCTGAACAAGAACAG GCCAATGGAGATTTCAGCCAAGAGATCAGTGCCTTACCTCCGTCAGGTCGTCCCCATCAAGAAAGCG accCAGAGAGATCCTCGGTTTGATGACCTGTCTGGAGAATACAAACCTGACATTTTTGAAAAGACGTACAAGTTCATTAATGACATCAAACACAGGGAGAAGGAG ATCGTCCAGAAGCAGCtaaagaagacaaagaaaagcaaccagaagaaggagaagctgATGTTCCTTTTGAAGAGGATG GAGAACCAAGAACGGGAGAGGAAGAGCcgagagcagcagagggagaaagagctGCAGTTCAAGAGACAGCAAAGGGAGCGGGCCAGTCAGGGGGCACAGCCGTTCTTCTTCAAGAAAT ctgagaagaagaagctgcagctggctGAAAAATaccaggagctgaagaagagtgGCAAACTGGAGAATTTCCTGAgcaagaagagaaagaggaatgCCGGCAAGGACCGTAGGAAGCTCCCcagacagctgcagcacaaGAAGTCTTCCTGA